Proteins co-encoded in one Sporosarcina sp. FSL K6-1522 genomic window:
- a CDS encoding NAD(P)-dependent oxidoreductase produces the protein MEQVQFMRNLIIETPSLPGNFAKVATAIGQLGGDIGDIQTIKVGTLSTIRDLAVQCSNEGHLLQIVGAINAIGEGISVQAVTDDVLQAHEGGKIHMKGRFEIRSLGDLRRVYTPGVANVCKVIENDPEQAKYFTGISNTVAIVTDGTAILGLGNIGPVAGMPVMEGKAVLFDQFAGISGIPILLDTSDPDQVVETVKHIHKGFGGILLEDIGSPHCFEIEERLKAELSIPVMHDDQHGTAVVTLASVISACKQSGVELANAVVGQIGLGAAGLAISRMLMAYGVKEMRGVDRNVEACERLVNYGGTVVDSVEELMASCDIIVATTGVAGLINPEIVRKGQIILALSNPNAEIAPEVALKAGAAFAADGRLVNNILGFPGIFRGALNAHAKEITYPMLIAAALAIVDSTKPGDLVPHPLDPNVHQNVAAAVERVANGQN, from the coding sequence ATGGAACAAGTTCAATTTATGCGCAATCTTATTATCGAGACACCTTCATTACCCGGGAACTTTGCGAAAGTGGCAACGGCCATCGGGCAGTTAGGAGGAGATATTGGTGATATTCAAACGATAAAAGTCGGAACGTTGTCTACAATCCGCGATCTTGCTGTTCAATGTTCGAACGAAGGACATTTGCTACAAATTGTTGGAGCGATTAATGCGATTGGCGAAGGTATCAGTGTGCAAGCTGTGACAGATGACGTATTGCAAGCACATGAAGGCGGTAAAATTCATATGAAAGGCCGTTTTGAAATTCGTTCACTTGGCGACTTACGTCGTGTGTATACACCGGGCGTAGCGAATGTTTGTAAAGTGATTGAGAATGATCCAGAGCAGGCAAAATACTTCACGGGTATTTCCAACACGGTTGCCATCGTGACAGATGGTACGGCGATTCTTGGACTTGGTAATATTGGCCCTGTCGCAGGAATGCCTGTAATGGAAGGGAAAGCGGTATTATTCGACCAATTTGCGGGGATTAGTGGTATTCCAATTCTACTCGATACGAGCGATCCTGATCAGGTTGTTGAAACGGTGAAGCATATTCACAAAGGCTTTGGCGGGATTTTACTCGAAGATATTGGTTCACCACATTGCTTTGAAATCGAGGAGCGTTTGAAGGCAGAGCTGTCGATTCCAGTGATGCATGATGATCAGCATGGAACAGCCGTTGTTACATTGGCTTCTGTTATCTCAGCGTGTAAACAATCAGGTGTAGAGCTAGCTAACGCCGTCGTCGGACAAATCGGTCTGGGCGCTGCAGGCCTGGCGATTAGCCGTATGTTGATGGCTTACGGTGTCAAGGAGATGCGCGGGGTTGATCGAAACGTTGAAGCATGCGAAAGACTTGTGAACTATGGCGGAACGGTTGTTGATTCGGTAGAAGAATTGATGGCGTCTTGTGATATTATCGTGGCAACAACGGGTGTTGCAGGCCTCATTAATCCAGAAATAGTACGCAAAGGCCAAATTATTTTAGCATTGTCTAATCCAAATGCTGAAATTGCGCCAGAAGTAGCGCTAAAAGCAGGTGCGGCTTTTGCGGCAGACGGACGCCTTGTCAACAATATTCTTGGCTTCCCGGGCATTTTCCGTGGTGCGCTCAATGCACATGCTAAGGAAATTACCTACCCAATGTTGATTGCAGCAGCACTCGCAATCGTTGACAGCACAAAGCCGGGAGACCTTGTTCCACATCCACTTGACCCGAACGTCCATCAAAACGTAGCGGCAGCAGTAGAGCGTGTAGCGAATGGTCAAAACTAA
- a CDS encoding glucosamine-6-phosphate deaminase encodes MKLIKVESPEQGAEHVFRIMKEELDNGRLDVLGLATGSTMIPVYKKWTESDLDFTQVTAFNLDEYVGLEASNPNSYDYFMKEHLFSKKKFKETHIPNGMATNLDEECAAYEALLQANPLDIQLLGVGENGHIAFNEPGTPADSVTHPVELTESTLGVNGQYFDNNEEIPKTALTMGIASIMRAEKILILAFGEKKRAALKTLLEGNITLECSITQLLHHQDVTVITDLEL; translated from the coding sequence TTGAAACTTATTAAAGTTGAAAGCCCTGAACAAGGTGCGGAACATGTTTTCCGGATCATGAAAGAGGAACTTGACAATGGACGTCTTGACGTACTCGGCCTAGCGACAGGTAGTACGATGATTCCAGTCTATAAAAAGTGGACGGAATCAGACTTAGATTTCACGCAAGTGACTGCGTTTAACTTAGATGAGTATGTTGGCCTTGAGGCTTCGAATCCGAATAGCTATGATTACTTTATGAAAGAGCATCTTTTCAGTAAGAAAAAATTCAAAGAAACGCATATTCCAAATGGAATGGCGACTAATTTAGATGAAGAATGTGCGGCTTATGAAGCACTTTTGCAAGCAAATCCATTGGATATTCAATTACTTGGCGTTGGTGAAAACGGCCATATTGCGTTCAACGAACCTGGAACGCCTGCGGACTCGGTTACACATCCTGTAGAATTGACAGAGTCGACACTTGGTGTAAACGGTCAATACTTTGATAACAACGAGGAAATTCCAAAAACAGCTCTAACGATGGGGATTGCTTCAATTATGCGTGCAGAAAAGATTCTAATACTCGCCTTTGGTGAAAAGAAACGTGCTGCACTTAAGACATTACTTGAAGGAAATATCACACTAGAATGTTCCATCACGCAATTATTACATCATCAAGACGTAACGGTCATTACGGATCTTGAACTCTAA
- a CDS encoding accessory Sec system S-layer assembly protein, whose amino-acid sequence MKLFSFFKNAEKTGLDSTIGSEEILDNVNDAATTNEIETTLSLHPEWNVPQEQEYVFRFLSNELEPLQPNQISLSGIDIDVEPANGSWLVKAFFRSSLDQPISVDSVELMLLDEEGHTLASDEFNLAELGDIPARSARPWVFVFTKDNIFSEQPPTENWKLAFNVQSMVPHKLELEQAWEDGLPEEQKEALATVVAGLPKLKPREVNISGFQVKQQEDGSIAASVFIRNGHSKQINIEQLPLELLDATGDLIARGSFTLDSLSVKANTTKPWTFIYPKEMIQKEDPDFSRWTVRVPQQN is encoded by the coding sequence ATGAAACTTTTCTCATTTTTTAAAAACGCTGAAAAAACCGGATTAGATAGCACAATCGGTTCAGAAGAAATTCTCGACAATGTAAACGATGCTGCAACGACAAACGAAATCGAAACGACACTATCTCTACATCCGGAATGGAATGTGCCGCAGGAGCAAGAGTACGTCTTCCGCTTCCTGTCGAATGAACTTGAGCCGCTACAGCCGAACCAAATCTCTTTATCGGGTATCGACATCGATGTGGAGCCTGCAAATGGTAGCTGGCTCGTCAAAGCCTTTTTCCGTTCTTCTCTCGACCAACCGATTTCTGTCGATTCAGTTGAACTGATGTTACTTGATGAAGAAGGACATACACTGGCATCCGACGAATTCAATTTAGCCGAACTAGGCGATATTCCAGCGCGCAGTGCAAGACCTTGGGTGTTCGTCTTTACGAAGGACAATATTTTCTCGGAACAACCACCTACAGAAAATTGGAAACTAGCATTCAATGTTCAATCAATGGTGCCGCATAAGCTCGAATTGGAACAGGCATGGGAAGATGGTTTACCGGAGGAACAGAAAGAAGCTCTTGCAACTGTTGTTGCAGGTCTTCCCAAATTGAAACCGCGTGAAGTGAACATTAGTGGATTCCAAGTAAAACAACAAGAAGATGGTAGCATTGCTGCATCTGTTTTCATCCGCAATGGACATTCTAAACAAATCAATATCGAGCAACTCCCACTTGAATTACTCGATGCAACTGGTGATTTAATCGCACGTGGTTCCTTTACACTTGACTCTTTATCTGTCAAAGCAAATACGACGAAACCATGGACGTTCATCTATCCGAAAGAAATGATTCAAAAAGAAGATCCGGACTTTTCTCGTTGGACAGTCCGTGTACCCCAACAAAATTAA